Proteins from one Bacteroidales bacterium genomic window:
- a CDS encoding SLATT domain-containing protein, protein MNEKLLSTIRFYFAQSVFMNSIHYKAYDRLNNVQKRNNRIVFWISGITLIVIILKIMGLEQEFDKLLSILSFCGLILTGTSLIFSLYNKEDIGEIKCQHRNIAEEYKILRNRYMFLIEEAMSNAFDEEILRNKNQIILEQYNTIGKYAPTTTGNDYTNAQNGLGLTVASDEEFTWSDNEIDRFLPKALRIAKED, encoded by the coding sequence ATGAACGAAAAATTACTTTCTACAATAAGGTTTTATTTTGCACAATCTGTTTTCATGAACAGTATTCATTATAAGGCGTATGATCGTCTTAACAATGTACAAAAAAGAAATAATCGTATTGTATTCTGGATATCAGGAATAACTCTTATAGTGATTATATTAAAAATAATGGGACTTGAGCAAGAATTTGATAAACTTCTAAGTATATTATCGTTTTGTGGTTTAATATTAACGGGAACAAGTCTTATTTTTTCGTTGTATAATAAAGAAGATATTGGTGAGATAAAGTGTCAGCATAGAAATATTGCTGAAGAATATAAGATTCTACGAAATAGGTATATGTTTCTTATTGAAGAAGCAATGAGTAATGCTTTTGATGAAGAAATATTAAGAAATAAAAATCAAATTATATTGGAACAATATAATACAATTGGTAAGTATGCACCAACAACTACCGGAAATGATTATACAAATGCACAAAATGGCTTAGGTTTAACTGTAGCAAGTGATGAAGAATTTACTTGGTCAGATAATGAAATTGACCGATTCTTACCAAAAGCTTTACGAATAGCAAAAGAAGATTAA
- a CDS encoding nucleotidyltransferase, translating into MKKEFKTFCENIKLTQSQRDDAKTKFDGVCKKLHNHYYDSEYDGATKYLFGSYKTKTNTRPLSDNQDVDVLFKISKETFDKFDEYESNGQSALLQEVKDILKEKYTTTDKISSWGKVVLIVFTEGNHNVEVLPGYEQEDGTFLIPNTEDGGSWETFDPRTQIDEFRTSNDKTDGLTAELCRMIKTWVKNTSSLKENYKSFKIVENVMAFLESDFEEGESYEEYHNVVKNFLDYLNGICGENIENHVITAYNRTVKAIEYMDNDKPSEASDEWRKIFGSEFPKVKENPKNENHNKNRIIVNPSSPWCR; encoded by the coding sequence ATGAAAAAAGAATTTAAAACATTTTGTGAAAACATTAAATTAACCCAAAGTCAAAGGGATGATGCAAAAACCAAATTTGACGGTGTTTGTAAAAAATTACACAATCATTATTATGATTCAGAGTATGATGGTGCTACTAAGTATTTGTTTGGGTCGTATAAAACAAAGACAAATACACGACCATTATCTGATAATCAGGATGTAGATGTATTATTCAAGATTTCAAAGGAAACCTTTGATAAATTTGATGAATACGAAAGTAATGGACAGTCGGCATTACTTCAAGAAGTAAAAGATATTCTAAAAGAAAAATACACTACTACAGATAAAATCAGTAGTTGGGGAAAAGTTGTATTAATTGTATTTACGGAAGGAAATCATAATGTAGAAGTGCTTCCGGGCTATGAACAAGAAGACGGAACTTTTTTAATTCCAAATACAGAGGATGGAGGTAGTTGGGAAACATTTGATCCACGTACTCAAATTGATGAGTTCAGAACTTCCAATGATAAAACCGATGGTCTAACTGCGGAATTATGCAGAATGATAAAAACTTGGGTAAAAAACACTTCTTCCTTGAAGGAAAATTATAAATCTTTTAAGATTGTTGAAAATGTTATGGCATTTCTAGAATCTGATTTTGAAGAAGGTGAAAGCTATGAAGAATATCATAATGTTGTAAAAAATTTCCTTGACTATCTTAATGGTATTTGTGGTGAAAATATTGAAAACCATGTAATAACTGCATATAATCGTACAGTTAAGGCAATTGAATATATGGATAATGATAAACCTTCCGAAGCTTCTGATGAATGGAGAAAGATATTTGGTTCAGAATTCCCGAAAGTAAAGGAAAATCCAAAAAATGAAAATCACAATAAAAATAGAATTATTGTAAATCCATCATCACCATGGTGCAGATAA